The bacterium genome contains the following window.
GTCAGCAGGAATGCTTCCGGACGGAGCATGACAGTGAGGAATGCTGTCGCGACCGTCAGTGGAGCCATCCCGAGGACCGGACGAGCCACCGGATGTCCGGTCAGGGCGACAAACGGCGCGAGGGCGGCACCGGCGAGGAATCCGGTAGCCGCACGATCCGCGAGGAGAAGGGGGGTCGCGCTGGCGATGAGGAGTCCGAGTCCCGCCACTGGAAGCCAGTACCAGGGACCCTGGGGATCGTCCTCGGCGGCCTCGCTCTGGAGTGCGAGGAGGGCGGGGAGTCCGGCGCCAAGCAGGAGTCCGATCAGGACATAGTGCTGATTGGGATTCAGGGTGGCCTGGAGCGTGCCGCCATATTCCTGGAGGACGCGATGCCACGCCAGGATCACCAGGGGGCTGGCAGCCAGCAGGGCGTCAGGACGCTGGCAGAGCACCAGCACCCCACAGGCGACGAGGGCCACCAGGGCGAGGCCGGTCCCCTGGGCGAGTCCGAAGGCAATGGTGCCGACCGTGATCGCGATGAGACATCCGAGTAGTGCGGGGCCGGGTGCTGGACGTTCCTGCCCCGGGACGAGCAGCACGAGGATCAGGGTCGAGGCCGCGGCGATGGCGGCAAGGAGGAGGGGCTGCGGCAGCGCGACATAGCCCGCGATGGCATAGCCGCCGGCGGCAGCGAGGAGGAACGACACCGGCAAGACGATCTGGCGTCCTGCGCTCCCGATCAGCGTGATCCCCCGCGCAATGAGGGCCACCAACAGGAGCAGCGCCAGGGCGAGCGTGGCGAGTTGCGCCATTCGAGGCTCAGGACGCTGGGCGGCCAGCAGGAGGAGTCCGCCAGCGCTGGCGATGAGGAGGGTCGCTTCGGCGGCGATCCGTCGCCCGGGGTCGTGGGCGAGGCCGGTCAGCAGGCCGCTCGCGATGATGGCGCTGGCAATGGCCGGAGCCCAGGCGGCATGCGGGAGCAGGGCGAGTCCGGACACCAAGAATCCCGCCGCGCCGCAGGCGATCAGCCCGCCGGAAGCGGTGGGTCGCTGAGCGGCGAGGAGGACCAGGAGCGTCACGAGACCCCCAGCGGCTATGCCGAGGGTCACCCAGCGTCCTGCGGGAAGTCCGCCCAGACCGATGGCTGATCCGGCAAGGAGGAGGCCGAAGGCGACCAGCAACGGGATCCAGGGGAGTGGTCGGGGTGGCGGTGATGGATCAGTGGACTGGTCAGCGGCCGGCGGAGGAAGCAGGGCGAGCCCCCAGGCGATCACACTCAACAGCAGCACAAGCAGAGGCAGCACCATGGGGTCCCTCCCTGGATGTCCCGCTCAAAAGATGACGAGCGGGAAGCCAGGGAGATTATGCGCCAGTCGTGATGGAGGTGTAGGACCCCAGCATCACCCGATTGCGGCCGGAATGTTTCGCTTCATACAGGGCAGCATCGGCGGCGGCGAGAAGCGCTTCGGCATCGCAGTCCCCGGATCCATCCCAGGTGGCGACTCCCACGGAGACCGTGCATCGCAACGGGACGTTCCCTTCCACTGGTGTGAAGGCGTGACTCTCGATGGCGTGGCGGAGGCGCTCGGCGACGATGAGCCCACCTTCGCTGTTGGTTTCCGGCAGGAGGACTGCATATTCCTCGCCTCCCAGCCTCCCGGGAACGTCGATGGCGCGGAGGGAGTCCTGGAAGATGCGCGCGGTTTCCTTCAGGACCCAGTCGCCCTGCTGATGCCCGTAGGTGTCGTTCACTTTTTTGAAGAAGTCGATGTCTGAGAGCAGCATGGTCAGCGCCTTGCCGTTGCGTCGATGCCGGACCACTTCTTCCCGGGCCCGCTCGAAGAACGCCCTGCGGTTGTAGAGCTGCGTCAGCTCATCGATGCGGGAGAGGTTTTGCACACGCTGGTAGAGCAGCGCGCTGGCGAGGGCGAGGGTGATCTGCTGGGCAAGCAAGCCGAGTGTCCGCAGGTAGTAGTCACGACGGGAGAAGGCTTTGCTGGTCTGGAGCCCGATGACCCCCAGCATGTCCTCATCCGCCTGGAGGGGGACCGCGAAGAAGGCGGGGGAGTCCTCGCTTGGCTGCGATCCGCCGGGAAAAACCCCAAGGGGGAGCTCGGTGAGCTTGCCGCTGAAGTCCATGAGCCCCGAGAAAATTTCCGCCTGCTCCAGCATCGCTTCCTGGAATTCCGGATCGGCCTCGGGTGTCCGGCCCCCCCGGATGGAATAGAGGGTCCGGGTTTCATAGAGATAGAGCCCGGCCCGATCAAACTCCAGGACATCGCCGCAAAGGAGTAAAAGCTCCATGATCAGCGTGGGGAGGTCGTGGAGCTTGGTGCTGGTGACCGCCAGGGCCCGGAGGATGGTCCGCTCGAGCAACGTGTCCTTGAGCTGCCCGGCGATTCGGGGGAGGAGCTTTTCCGCCGTGAAGTCCCAGGCGAGGCGGGCGCTGACCTCCGGCGGCAGGGGTGTGAGGACCGGGCGCTCCAGCAAGGGCCGCAACCGCTCCAGGACCTCGGGGGAGTCGAAGGGGGTGCCATCGGAGAGGGACAAGTGGAGATCGGCGTCGGTTTCGTGGCTGAGCAACTCATCCAGGCGATGCCCGTGGAAATAGATCAGGACCACCGGGAGTTTGGCGATCTGGCCTTCCTGACGCAGCAACTGACACACCTGGAGCCCGGAAAGTCCGGGCATATCGGCGGTCAGCAGGACCAGCCGGGGGAGCTGCCGCGCGATTTCCATCAGGGCTGACTGACCATCGGGCACCCATTTCACGGGCCAGGCGTGTTGCAGCGCATCGGCCAGCGCTGGGGCGTGGCGGGGGTCAGGGGTGACAACCAGGATCGGGGGGGCGGTGTGGTCCACGGGGTACGCTGCTTAGTATCGGCTCAAAGAGGGCAGGTCTTGCGCGATCTCTCCGGGGGTGATATGCGATAAGGGTTAGGACCATCCGGCAAAGTGGCATAACGGCTGCTCGCCAGCGGCAGGTCGCGACCACCCTCCCGGATCTGAAAGGCATTGTCCCCCATGACCGCCCCCGCTCCCACCCTTACCTTCGCGCTTGGCGGGCTTTTGCTCGCCGGAGCGGTGGGGGGGGTGCTGGCGAGCCCGGTGGCAGCTTCCAGTCCGCAGGGATGGCTCCTGAGCCGGGGAAGTCAGGTAGCGGGCATCGATGTGAGCGGATTGACGCCTGCCGATGCCGCCGCCCATCTGGGGCTGCTGTGGGAAGACTTCGCGAAGAAGCCCTGGGTCCTGGAGGCGGGGAGCCAGACTCTGGAGGTCCGGCCTGCTGATTTTGGGCTCCAGCCATCACTCAGCAACCTCCAGCGTGCTTTAGAGGAGGCGCAGCCAGCCCCCAGGACCACCTGGGACCGACTGGTTCGCTGGGTCACTCCGCCGACCCCCGCCACCCTCGATTTCCCGGTCGTGCTGGATCAGACAGCGTTTGATGCCTGGATCGCAGCGGTCCGGCCGCAGGTGGAGCAGTCAGCGGTCGATGCCCGAATCGACTGGGAAGCCCGGCAGGTCATCCCGGATCAGACCGGGCGGTCTTTCGATGCCGGGCAATGGCAGGGCTTGCTGGATGATGCGCTTCCCCGCCTGACGCCCCGCCAGGTCTCGCTTCCCGTAGTGGAAGCTCCTGCCATCGTGAAGGCGGCCTCGCTGGGAGCAGTCAATTTTGATGAAGTGTTCGCGTCATTCACCACGAAATTCGACATCGGCAAGCGGAGCCGGAGCCACAACATCGCGACCGCGGTCAAGAAGTGGCAGGGGGTCGTGATCCCTCCGCATGGTCGGGTCAGCTTCAACGAGACAGTGGGGCAGCGGACTGCCAAGAATGGGTACCTCCCGGCGCCGGTCTATGAAAATCGGCGAGTCAGCGAGGGACTGGGGGGCGGGATTTGCCAGGTGAGCACGACGCTCTACAACGCCGGGCTGGAAGCCGGAATGAAAGTGATTTCCCGGGGGGGGCATAGCCGGCCTTGCAGCTACGCCCCGCCTGGTCGGGATGCGACAGTCGACTGGCCCACAAGGGACCTGGTGCTGGAAAATCCTTACGACTTCCCGCTGCTGGTCCACGCCGAGGCGGAAGGGGGGAAGGTGACCTTCCGGCTCTATGGCGATCCCGCCCGCCGCCCCGCCATCGCCCTGAGCGAGGAGGTCACCTGGCTGGGGGGGCCGGGGGAGCCGGACCTGGTGGTGGATCTCAATCTGCCGCCAGGAACCAAGAAGACGGAAGATGCCGGATTTGGCGGCCAGAAGATCGTGGTCACGCGGATCTGGGATCCGGGATCGCCGCAGGAGCGCCGGGAAATCATCAGTACGGACCGGATTCATGCGCTGCGGGGGATCATCCGGTACAACCCGGGTCCGGATGGGGTGTACGAACCGGTGCGGGTGGTGGATCCGGTGCCGGATCCGGAGGGGACCCCGGAGGGTGGTCCATCGGAGGACCCCGCAGTGCCGTTCTAGGGGAGCTATAGTTGGCGGCCCAATAATCGTGGTGCGGACTAATATGCAGGAGAATAGGAAGGCCAGTCCAGCGCATGTTATAGCGCGAGCGACATAAGGGCCGGGTCTCTGAGGCGCGATAGGCTGGCATACCTGAGTCCGGAACCCCGCATCTGAAGCGGGATTCTGTGGTCCAGGGGCTTGACACCCGATTCACACTATGTCTACACTTTTCCCCCGGATGCCCGCAAAGCCGCTTGAATAGCGGCATCGCGGAGACCAGTCGCTGCATAGGGCTGTAAAAATGCGGTAAGCCGCAAGTCACAGTGCCAGTGCAGTGGGGCATCCACTTTAAGACCGTAGTCACTCAAAGGAGCCCTCTGGCAATGAACAAAGCCGAGCTCATCGATGCCGTAGCGGAAGCTACGGGCCTGACCAAGACCGATGCCAAGAAGGCGGTCGAGGCCACCATCGAAACCATCACTGGCCAGCTGCAGAAGCATGAGGAAGTTCGCCTCATCGGCTTCGGTACGTTTGGTGTCCGCAAGCGGAATGCCCGCAAGGGTGTCAATCCGCAGTCGGGTAAGGAGATCAAGATCAAAGCGAAGAACGTGCCGTTCTTCCGCCCCGGTGTCGGTCTCAAGGATTCCATCAAGTAGGTCACCGGACCCACGCACTCCCACAAACACACGCCACGTCCGGGGTCTGGGACCCCGGACGTTTTTTTGTGCAAGACCTGGTTGTTGCGCTGTAGGCCGCTGTGAGGCGAGGGACCTATTCGGCGGTCGAGATCCCAAGCCCATCCACGAGGAACCAGGGGGCCAGGGTGTTCCCGACCCAATGGCGTTCGGCGGAGAGGGCCAGCAGCTGTTGACGCAATAGCTGGAACGTGTTGCCGCTGAGCATGGCGTCCTTCAGCCGTCCCACGATCTCTCCCTGCACCACGACCAGGGCGAGGTCGAGGTTCAGCGCGAAGTCGCCGGAGATGGGGTTGGTGGTGTGGACCCCCATGACGCCATCCACGATGACACCCCGGCTGATGCCTTTGATCAGGTCCGCCAGGGGCTGGGTCCCGCCACCGATGATGGTGTTGGAAGCGTGGGGAATGATCTCGTTCTGGTAGCTGCGACCTGCCCCGAGGCTCATCCGCCCGCAGCGGATGCCATTCCCGGTGGAGCCGGTGCCGCTTCGCTGGCCATAGCGCAGGTCGAAGAGGAAGCCCCGTACGATGCCCTGGTCCACCAGCGCGGTGGGGCTGGCGGTGACCCCCTCATCATCAAGGGGGTAGCTCATCGGACCGCCAGCGACGGTGGGGTCATCGATGATGGTCAGGAGTTCTGAGAGCGCCTGGGTCCCCAGGGCGTCGCGCAGGCTGGAGAGGCCCTCCACGACCGGCTTGCCGTTGAGGGCATTGGTCAGTGCATGGAAGGTCCCGAGGGCGTTGGGCGTGAACAGGACGGGATAGGACCCTGATGCCAGTCGGGCAGGACGTTCGCAACCCTGGACTTTCAGCACCATGCGCGACAGGGGATTGGCGTAGTCGATCCCCTCCGCTGTCGACTGATACAGCTCGTAGGCTTCCAGCTGGTCCTCTGGTCGGGTGACACTGGTGACGAGGTAGCCCGCTTCTTCAGTATGACCGTAGCGGGCCTGAGCGCC
Protein-coding sequences here:
- the hup gene encoding DNA-binding protein HU, which codes for MNKAELIDAVAEATGLTKTDAKKAVEATIETITGQLQKHEEVRLIGFGTFGVRKRNARKGVNPQSGKEIKIKAKNVPFFRPGVGLKDSIK